The following coding sequences lie in one Enterococcus sp. 9E7_DIV0242 genomic window:
- a CDS encoding PTS system mannose/fructose/sorbose family transporter subunit IID, with amino-acid sequence MAEKAQVSERIELSKKDRLAVAWRSTFIQGSWNYERMQNGGWTFAMIPAIKKLYKSKEERTAALKRHLEFFNTHPYIASPILGVTLALEEERANGAPVDDVAIQGVKVGMMGPLAGVGDPVFWFTVRPMLGALGASLAMGGSILGPIIFFVAWNAIRWAFMWYTQEFGYKAGSKITEDLSGGLLQDVTKGASILGMFVLAALVQRWVSIKFLPVVSSVKLDDGAYIEWDKLPAGGEGIKQAFEQVNSGLALSSEKVTTLQNNLDQLIPGLAALLLTLFCMWLLKKKVSPIVIILGLFVVGILGHVVGLL; translated from the coding sequence ATGGCAGAAAAAGCTCAAGTATCAGAAAGAATCGAATTATCTAAAAAAGATCGTTTAGCCGTTGCGTGGCGCTCTACCTTCATTCAAGGTTCTTGGAACTATGAACGTATGCAAAATGGCGGTTGGACATTCGCAATGATCCCAGCGATTAAAAAATTATATAAATCTAAAGAAGAACGTACTGCGGCATTGAAACGTCACTTAGAGTTCTTTAATACTCACCCATACATTGCTTCACCAATTCTTGGTGTAACTCTGGCTCTTGAAGAAGAGCGTGCAAATGGTGCACCGGTTGATGATGTGGCAATCCAAGGGGTTAAGGTCGGAATGATGGGACCTTTAGCCGGTGTTGGTGACCCAGTATTCTGGTTTACAGTAAGACCGATGCTTGGTGCATTAGGTGCATCGTTAGCAATGGGCGGAAGTATTCTTGGTCCAATCATTTTCTTCGTAGCTTGGAATGCAATTCGTTGGGCGTTTATGTGGTATACACAGGAATTCGGTTATAAAGCCGGTTCTAAAATCACAGAAGACCTTTCCGGTGGATTATTGCAGGATGTAACAAAAGGTGCATCGATTCTCGGGATGTTCGTACTGGCGGCACTGGTTCAGCGGTGGGTGTCCATCAAGTTTCTACCGGTCGTATCTTCTGTTAAATTGGATGATGGTGCCTACATCGAATGGGACAAACTTCCAGCTGGCGGTGAAGGAATCAAACAGGCTTTCGAGCAGGTGAATTCCGGATTAGCTTTATCCTCTGAGAAGGTAACAACCTTGCAGAATAACTTGGATCAATTGATTCCAGGGCTAGCTGCATTGCTTCTTACATTGTTCTGTATGTGGTTGCTTAAGAAAAAAGTTTCTCCAATCGTTATTATCCTTGGCCTATTCGTAGTAGGTATTCTTGGACACGTGGTTGGATTACTGTAA
- a CDS encoding HdeD family acid-resistance protein encodes MDKKATGFDWGSLLLGILFVIVSLMSFQDPTGNLLAIVMIFAIFAIIKGVFEIFVRNRLKELTGYKTYMPLILGVIDIILGIYLLFNLQIGIAVLPYVFALWFILDSFFNLFTLDLAKAFHTGYYWLSLIVDILGIILGVMLLFNPLSSALTLSFLVGFYFMMFGITYIVYAFH; translated from the coding sequence ATGGATAAAAAAGCAACGGGTTTTGACTGGGGTTCGTTATTATTAGGGATTTTGTTTGTTATCGTTTCATTGATGTCTTTTCAAGACCCAACGGGAAATTTACTGGCGATCGTCATGATTTTCGCTATATTTGCCATTATAAAGGGTGTATTTGAAATTTTTGTCCGGAATCGCTTGAAGGAATTGACAGGGTATAAGACTTACATGCCTCTGATCTTAGGTGTTATCGACATTATTCTGGGGATTTATCTTCTTTTTAATCTGCAAATAGGAATTGCTGTGTTACCTTATGTCTTTGCACTATGGTTCATTCTGGATTCCTTCTTCAATTTGTTCACATTGGACTTGGCAAAAGCTTTCCACACTGGGTACTATTGGTTGAGCTTGATCGTAGATATTTTGGGGATCATTTTGGGTGTTATGCTCTTGTTTAACCCACTATCTTCTGCGCTAACATTGAGTTTTCTGGTAGGTTTTTATTTTATGATGTTTGGAATCACGTATATCGTTTATGCGTTTCATTGA
- a CDS encoding PTS mannose/fructose/sorbose transporter subunit IIC has translation MSVISIILVVLVAFLAGMEGILDEFQFHQPLVACTLIGLVTGNLEAGIVLGGTLQMIALGWANIGAAVAPDAALASVASAIILVLGGQGVKGVPAAIAIAVPLAVAGLVLTMIVRTLAVPIVHLMDAEAEKGNIRGVEMWHIVAVAMQGVRIAIPAAALLFIPAETVQSVLQSMPAWLTDGMAIGGGMVVAVGYAMVINMMATKEVWPFFVIGFVVAAISQLTLIALGALGVALALIYLNLSKMGGSSNGGGGGNHGDPLDDILNDY, from the coding sequence ATGTCTGTTATTTCAATAATATTGGTAGTATTAGTTGCCTTTCTAGCTGGTATGGAAGGAATTCTGGATGAGTTCCAGTTCCACCAACCACTGGTAGCTTGTACGTTGATCGGTTTAGTAACCGGTAATTTGGAAGCCGGGATCGTTCTTGGCGGAACCCTTCAAATGATCGCTCTTGGGTGGGCAAACATTGGAGCAGCCGTAGCACCGGACGCAGCTTTAGCATCAGTCGCATCAGCAATTATTTTAGTATTAGGTGGACAAGGTGTTAAAGGTGTTCCTGCGGCGATCGCAATTGCGGTTCCTTTGGCTGTAGCTGGTTTGGTTTTAACTATGATCGTTCGTACATTGGCTGTACCGATTGTCCATTTGATGGATGCGGAAGCTGAAAAAGGAAATATCAGAGGCGTAGAAATGTGGCACATCGTAGCCGTAGCTATGCAAGGGGTACGTATCGCAATCCCAGCAGCAGCACTATTGTTTATTCCAGCTGAAACTGTTCAATCTGTCTTGCAGTCAATGCCTGCTTGGTTGACAGATGGTATGGCAATCGGTGGTGGAATGGTCGTTGCCGTTGGTTACGCAATGGTAATCAACATGATGGCAACAAAAGAAGTATGGCCATTCTTCGTTATCGGTTTTGTTGTAGCAGCGATTTCACAATTGACACTGATTGCACTTGGTGCATTAGGTGTTGCTCTAGCACTTATCTACCTGAACCTTTCTAAAATGGGCGGTTCTTCAAATGGTGGCGGTGGCGGAAATCATGGTGATCCGCTAGACGATATTCTTAACGACTATTAA
- a CDS encoding DUF956 family protein, whose translation MVQSLNTKVDLVIDATAYTGLTDYGQLMVGDKGFEFYNSRDTRKYIQIPWEEVEYVIASVLFKGKWIPRYAIETKQNGTFTFASKEPKKVLRAIREYIPSDRMVQSLGFFDVVKRGVQAKFKKG comes from the coding sequence ATGGTTCAATCACTGAATACAAAAGTAGATTTGGTAATAGATGCGACGGCCTATACAGGACTTACTGATTATGGACAGCTCATGGTTGGTGATAAAGGGTTTGAATTCTACAACTCACGAGATACACGGAAGTACATTCAAATTCCTTGGGAAGAAGTAGAGTATGTGATTGCTTCTGTACTTTTCAAAGGAAAATGGATTCCCCGTTATGCTATTGAGACAAAGCAAAATGGAACCTTTACCTTTGCATCTAAAGAACCTAAAAAAGTACTACGAGCTATAAGGGAGTATATCCCTTCAGATCGTATGGTTCAATCCTTGGGCTTTTTCGACGTTGTGAAGCGTGGCGTACAAGCGAAGTTTAAAAAAGGATAG